Sequence from the Dictyoglomus sp. NZ13-RE01 genome:
ATAAAACTAAAATCTGAATTATTCATAAGCCTATAAAAAGCTGATTCTCCTCTTTCATTCATGTATTCTACTTCTATCATATTACCATTTTTTAGAAAAATGCTTCCTATTATATCATCATTATTTTTTACCATTAAAACTCCTGTTCTTCTTTGGATGGAAAGAAAATTTAAAAAGGTTAAAAGTTCTTCTCTATCCATGCTTCCCTCAATATTCATATCCACCACCCAAACTTTTTTTGTTATTATTATATCCATTACAAAATAGTTTGACTGTGATTTAAATCACATTTCAAAGTATAAGTTATAATATATAAAAATTAATGAGAAGGAGAGGAAAAATGAACTGGTTAGAAATCTTTAAAGAAAAAGGAGCATTCTTGGAAGGTCATTTCTTATTATCCTCTGGACTTCATAGTCCTAACTATCTTCAGTGTGCTCTTATACTTCAATACCCAGAATTAGCAGAGATTATAGCAAAAGAGATAGCAAATAAAATTCCAAAAGATGTTAAAATAGACACTGTTATAGGTCCTGCATTAGGTGGAATTGTTATTGCCTACGAATTAGCAAGAGCTTTAAAAGCAAGAGGCATATTTGCGGAAAGAGAAAATGGTAAAATGACATTAAGAAGAGGCTTTAGAATATTTCCAAAAGAAAATGTACTTATCTGTGAAGACGTTATCACAACAGGAGGGTCTGCCTTAGAAGTTGCAGAATTAGTAAAAGAATTTGGAGGAAATATTGTTGGATTTGCATGTATTGTAGATAG
This genomic interval carries:
- a CDS encoding orotate phosphoribosyltransferase produces the protein MNWLEIFKEKGAFLEGHFLLSSGLHSPNYLQCALILQYPELAEIIAKEIANKIPKDVKIDTVIGPALGGIVIAYELARALKARGIFAERENGKMTLRRGFRIFPKENVLICEDVITTGGSALEVAELVKEFGGNIVGFACIVDRSGGKVNFEKDLYSLISLSLETYKPEECPLCKKNIPIVKPGSKNIK